AAGCCGCGGATCCACATTTCCCCAGTCCACGTCCAGTTCCTCCGTCAGTTGCTGAAGCAATCAAAAAAGACTGAAAGCCTCAACGCACTTCTCCGCGCTCACGGCTACCTCACCGTGGTTGAGAACAGCGAAGCAATCAAAAAAGACTGAAAGTTTGACAAAGATCCACAAACTCCTCGTTGCAGAGAAAAAAATATGTAGAGAGGTTAAGGGGAAGGGAGTGAAGCAATCAAAAAAGACTGAAAGATGTTGCTTCGCCCTAAGGCTTTGTTATCACTATTGCGATCTTGCCGTCCGAAGCAATCAAAAAAGACTGAAAGCGGTGGTCAATGAGTCCGAGAAGTCGAGTATTCTCATATAATATAATGTGAAGCAATCAAAAAAGNNNNNNNNNNGAAATACGTGCCTGTAGAAGCCGTCTCTATCAGTTTTCTCACTCGACACGAGAAGCAATCAAAAAAGACTGAAAGATACACGAAAACGAATGCGCACTCAACGTTATCTCTAGTAATTATCTTGACTGAAGCAATCAAAAAAGACTGAAAGTCATCCACTCCACGAGAGAGTACTTGATATCAGCGTGCGTGGTCTACGCGAAGCAATCAAAAAAGACTGAAAGAGTAGAGAAGTACGGATAGTTTCAGCGTCGAAGACGTACAGATCTGTCTTCGAAGCAATCAAAAAAGACTGAAAGTTCTACATTGCTGGCGTTGACTTCGACGTACTTGGCGTCAATGCACACCTCTGAAGCAATCAAAAAAGACTGAAAGCTGCTTGAGCGAACACAGCGGATAACACCTCTATCCAAGCCTCCTCTACGCGGTCTGAAGCAATCAAAAAAGACTGAAAGTTCGGTTTTACTAGAGAGGAGGAAAGGCATGAGGATTGTTTAAAAAATGTGAAGCAATCAAAAAAGACTGAAAGCCTGAACTATACAAATTCACCGACCTCTACCTCACTCCAAAGGGGTTCATGACCGTGAAGCAATCAAAAAAGACTGAAAGCTGATCCTGTGTGGCGATAGCTCTACTCCAGCATATGTTTTTGTGTACCGAAGCAATCAAAAAAGACTGAAAGGTGTCGTAACCGTCGAATACTCTTACTACAATGAGATCAAGGTGATTCGGTGAAGCAATCAAAAAAGACTGAAAGTGGAAAATATCATATATATCCACTATTAATCGTTAAATACAAGAACATGTGAAGCAATCAAAAAAGACTGAAAGGTTGTGAGAATAGTGATTGCTAGTGGTTCAATGTCTGCTGGCGCATTGACGGCGAAGCAATCAAAAAAGACTGAAAGTCCATGCTACTTTGCGCATCATCTTGGGTAAGAGCAGACCGTGTCTCTTGGCGTGAAGCAATCAAAAAAGACTGAAAGTCATACCTGCGACGGTCTCAGTAGCTCGAAGAAGCAATTAAAAAAGGCTGAAAGGTAAGATTACTATTTTATCACCGAGACGAGTATATTGGTCCCGTGGAGGATATCGTGAGCTTCACGCGATCTCGTTGAGGTGAGTTATCGGCATACACTTGGGTGTTTATGAGGGGTGGCGCCGGGGGCGGGATTTGAACCCGCGCGGGGAGTGATATCCCCACTGGCTCTCAAGGCCAGCCCCTTAGGCCGCTCGGGCACCCCGGCACGTTTTCCCGGATTATGGTTTTAAGTACAGGAGGATATAACCTTTTTTACTCATAGCCTCCACGTAGCTGTATACTTTCTTTGCCCTTTCCGCGAGATACTTGCCTCCTTTAGCAATTACGAATTGTGCGAAACCATCTTTAGTGAGGTGTTCTTTTGCGCCAAGTACTATGTCTTCTACCACTTTCATACCGGCTGATAGCGGGGGGTTTGAGTATATTCCGTTGAAAAGTATACCTTTTACGGGGTCGTATCTGTCACCTTCGAGCACTGTAACCCTCTCACCAACATTATTTATTTTAGCGTTAAGCTTGGAAACCCTAACCGCGAGGGGATTTATGTCGGTCATGTACACCCTTAGTTTCGAATTAAGCCTCGCAATCGTGATACCTATAATGCCGTAACCGCAACCAACATCCAGGACTACTCCTTCCTCAGGCATCTTTATGTTTTCGAGTAGAAGTAGTGTTCCCTCATCCACCGATGAGCCGGAGAATAGGCTTGTGTAAGATACGAACTGTAGTGAAACGCCGTGTATAACTAGTGGAATTAAAACTCGCTTACCCGGCGTCTTCTTGAAGTAGTGCATTATGTGCCACTAGTTAGCGTTTTTAGTCTTCCAGGTTTTAGGGTACACATTACGCGGCATTATCACCCTAGTGGTCTTAGCGACGAGCCCCTTATCCATCTTAGCTATCTCCTCGGCGCTTCTAAGCGCCTTTCCAAGCGCTACGAGCTCTCCTTTAAGTGTATACATGGCGACGGTATTGTCCACTTCAACGTTCTTCGTTAGCATTGCAACTCCGGGCGCTGCCAAGTCTGCTCCGTGCGCAACAGCACCCACGGCCGTGTCTAGTATTATTATCTTGGGTAAGTGCGCTGTCGACACCTCAACGGGTAATACTATTTTCCTGAGGTACTTCTCGTTTCCCGAGGTCTTCCATAGGTAAACGGCCTCGCTCACCTCCTGGAGAGTCGTCAGTGTGTCGTCCTCCCTAAAGGGGCCTGTCCTGGTCCTCCTGAGCTCTCTCATATGTGCACCTATGCCCAATACCAATCCAATATCGTGTGCGAGCTTCCTCATGTACGTTCCCGGATCGCAGACAACCCTCAATAGCAAGTACTTGTCCTGCACGTCGACAATTTCAATATCGTAAATGGTCTTGGTTCTTATTACCCTCTTAACGCTCGACCTCACGGGGGGCTTCTGGTATATACGGCCCTTGAATAGTTCCACCACCTCTTCGATCCTGCTTCTTGGAACGTTCTCGTGTAGTTGCGCAACCATTACATACTCTTTAACGCTGTGTATGACACTGCTAATTACCTTGGTACTGTGGACGAGACCTACCGGTAGCACGCCGGTTACTTTGGGGTTTCCCCGCCCTTAGGACCTGGGCTCTAGGGTACCCCCATGCCCGGCTCTGGGTACATTGAATATTCTTTTAACCCATGCAACAACCTCGTGACTTGTAGGTCCAGGTGGTTTATCCAAGTTAATAACTCCGTGATTTATATGGTCTTCTATTTTCCTCTCGTACGGCAAAGTACCGTAGTCGGGGCTTGTTTCGGCTTCCCTTACCTTGACCCACTCGTTCATGTAACCGGCTTTTTCCGCAATCCTGTTCAAAAAAGCAATACCCCTGTCCTCGAGGCCCATAGGAGAACACCTGAATGGTGACCGGTTTCAAGGAAAAACCCGTGCATTGTATGCTCTATCTTAACGGCGAGAGCTTCGGCTTCACGACCTCCTTCATGAAGTCCACTAAGCCCGCTTCTTCGATCGCTTTCACCACTTCCTCGTCACTCACGCCTCTCGGTATCCTTATAACCTTGTCCGTCGGTTCAATGTGCTTTATGTTTACTCGCCGTCTTTTCACACCACTTAGCGCTTTAGGCCCTGTTATCAGTACGAAGTTTTCATCTACTATGTCCACAATTACGCACTTCCTGCCCGCTTCTCTACCCGCCACCTTTACGCATATCCTACCGATCTCCACTGCAGGCATGACGCACCCCCTGCGTGCTCTTATAGTCTATTTTCTAGGGCTTTTTTAATAATTTCGAATGTTTCTTTAATACCAATGCGCTTCGTGTTGATTACGAGGTCGAAAATTGATAAGTCATTCACGTCTATCCCGTAAAACTCCATGAACCTCCTCCTCTGAGTGTTCTCCCTAGTTACTGTTTCTTTTAGCGCTTTTTCCAAGGGGACGCCATCTCTGGACGCTATTCTGAGAACTCGTAGAATTAATGGGGCTGTAACGTATATTCTGAAGTCCACGATATCGTCCACGATCCACGCCGCCAAGTGACCGTCTATAACGACGTTGTCCTCCCTAGCAGCCTCGTAGGTTCTCCTATCGACCTCTAAGTCTATTGAAGGGTCATTTAAAGCCACGACGCTTAGCTCCTCGATCGTTAAACCTCTTTGTTTAGCCACTTCTCGGAATATTCTCCCCGCAGAGAAGTGCTTTAGGTGGTAGTGCTCTGCGATGATGTTCGCTTGCGTGGTCTTACCGCTCCCCGGGGGACCACTAATGACTATTCTAACCAAGTCAAGACCCCCTAGCAGAGGTTGTCTACGAAAAGTCTATTTAGTGGTTGAATGCTAGTGTTTCAATGAGGCCCTAACCGCCTCTCTGATCCCCCTTGCGAGGCAATTAGGGCAGATTACCCCCCCGTAGGGTCTTTCAGGCCTTTTCTCGGTTTTCGCTAGCTTGCCCATCTGATACGGTCTTAAGGCAGGTACTCCATGTAGTTCAGTAGCGCAAATTGCGCACTTTGCCTTACCGGCCTTTCTCTTTTCGTAGTGTAGCGTTAAGCTAGCTCCCGGTGTACGCTTCTTTATACGCCTCCAAGTCCTTGCCCTATGCATGGGGCGCGGCATGGCGAACACGCCGAGCTCAGTATTCCCGGTCTTACTGCTCTAATGATGTAAAACCTTTAAATACCTCCAGCTATGAAGGCCTCCCCACCTTCATTTCCTTGGATATGGGGTAGCTCACCAGCGCGAGGGCCAGTAATAATAGCGCGTGTACGTAAACCTGCACTTTCCCCTGCTCCTTGTCGTAAGCGCTGAAAAGAGGAATAGAAACTGGTGAGTCTATAGAGTATGTGGAAAGCGAGTTGATGATCGCGATCACCACCACGAGCATGCAGGCGTACGTGGCCATGAATATTGCCATGTTCAGCAACATTAGGGAAAACATTCTCCTCTTGAACATTTTGAGGTGGGGCTGGTACTTTTTAAGCCTCCTAACATCACCCTTGGTCTTGACCTTACTAGGAACTTTGAGGGCTTGCTCGTGTAATACCTCTATGTCCCGGTAAAAGCGGGTCCTCTTGATCAGTCTAAAAGTCGCGATGTAGAGGAAGGCAAACGCCACGACTATACCGACTATTAAAAGCGTTACCATAGGCTACTCTCCGATAATCCTCCTTAGTAGCGGGTAGGATTCTAGCGTCCTCTCATATGCTATTAATGCGTAGTACTGTTGCAGGATTCCTACAGCTAGTAAGAGCCCCGTACCACTGCCATAGGCGCCGAGGATGTCGGAGATTATTGCTATTAGCGCCACTATGATCGATGAAAGGACCGTTAAGGGGTATATGTACTTGGCGAGTATCTGTTCAAGTATCTTGGGGTTCTTTCTAAAGCCCGGGACCTCGAAGCCGCTTTCTATTAATTGCTGTGCTTGATTGGCAGGGTTTAAACCGGCCACCTCTACCCATAGCAAGCCGAAGATTATGGCGAGTACCAACACTAACACGCTGTATATGATCAGGTGCCTTGGATCCGAGAGTGCGTTGAGTAAGCCGTGTGGAGACGCCAGATAGTACGCTAATCCTCCCACCAGCCTGCCGTTCTCATCGTACACTGCTAGCATGTCAACGAGGCTACCTGGTACTATGCCGCTCAAGTAAGTCCTTATCATTGTTGCGAACACTATCATGTTAGAGTAGAGTATTCCAATGAAAAGTACTGGTATATTGGTTACGTAGAGGAATTGTAATGGTATCTTGCTCTTAATCGTGTACAGCCTCGGAGAGGTTATCGGTATTTCTATTCTAATGCTACTCAAGTAAACTAGTATGAAGGCTACTGCAAACGTGGCTATTAAGCCCACTAAGTCCCTTCCACCAGGTCTGACAACAATGTTAGATACGCCGCCATTATTTGCAATAACGTTTACTGCATAGGGTACGAAGCCTATGTACACGCCGTTGCTTTGCAAGGGGCTGAATATGTTCCAGAATACCGTTGTCGCGACGCCAGCCAAAATGAACAACGAAACCCCAGACCCCAGACCCCAACCCTTCTGGATCATCTCATCCAGCATTATTATGAAAATAGACGCAACAAATAGTTGCAACGCCACGATGACCCTCAAGTGCCACCCGGCTGTGCAGTACGTTATCGGGTTGCCCCTGAACGGCCAGTACCTGCATGCTAGGACGTACATTGCTGCTTGCACAGCTGCGAGGACCAGTGCGAGGGTTTTCTGGGCTCCCGTGAAGATCTTCCTGTCCTCCGGGTCCGTCAAGTCTAGGTCTATGAGCTTAGCTCCGGCGAGGATCTGCATAACTAAGCCCGCCGTGACGATCGGCCCGATCCCAAGCTCCATTAACGTGCCGCTGTGCGCGGCAAATACTACTTGTAGAATCATGAATTGTTCAGGCGCGGTCTGGCTGATGCCATAGAGCGGGGTGTGCGCCATCAACAAGTATGCTATTAATGCTAGAAGAGTCCATAGAAGCCTTTCGTGTAGTGGTACTCGCCGTGTGGGCCTTGGCGCGCTCGGGACGTACTTCGCCGCATCCGCCATGATTTTCAATAGTCCCATGCAATCACACCTGTGCGCAGATTTTTAGGGGTTCCCGCAGTACTAGCGGCTGAATTATTAGAATGTTTAAGAGGTTAATTAAGTCGCAGAATAAGGCATCAGTACGAGAATGGATTAAGCCTATTTACTCGGTTCTCCAGATGAGACCACGACGCCGCCGGCAGCTTCAACCTTTCGCTTAGCCGTTTCTGAAATCTCTTTGACGATCAGTTTCAGCGGCACTGTCACCCTACCCCTGCCCAGAACCTTATCGTAACCTAGCTCAATGGTGTTCATCACTACGAATCCTCCCTCTCTAATGGCAACATTTTTCGCAAGCATGTCTAGTGCAAGCTCATTTAATTCCCCAACGTTCACAGCTCTCGTTTTCCGCTTTAATTGCTGCACGCTTCGGAATCCGTGCTTGCCGTACCAGTTCGGGGCGTACTTGATCACCCATATCCATTTATGTTTGTGAAAACCAACAGCGCCAAACCCCCCTCTTGAACCGCTCTTCCTATGTTGGCTTACCCTACCCCAGCCCATTGTACGCGTTCTACCCCGTAATTTACGTGATTTCTTCTCTCTGCGTATGACCATGTAAACCACCTTAGAGCATGCGCTTAATTAGGTCATTTATTGCGATCCCCCTATATCCTGTTTCCCCGTTCTGCTCGTAGAGCCTCCTAACGGATCCCTTGAACCCCCGTCTCGGGGGGTGTAATCTGAATACTGGTTTCACGATGTTATCTATCTTGTGTAGCATTACCTTGCCATATAAAATCGCATCTGCAAGCGCTGGTATGCCCCCCCTTATTCCCAGGTGTCCTAGTTTTTCATCTACATACTCATCAGTCAGTTTTCTATTCCTAGATGCACGCCCTCTAGCGTACAGTAGTTGTATTAAGGTATCCCTATTAACTTCACCCCACGTAACCCAGTCCTTTACCTTTTTTAACATACCTTCAAGCCCCGGCATGCTTGCCGGGTATAGGACGCAGTGGTATTTCCTGTGTAGCCTCAGTAACTTTAGCGTGTACTCTACATCGTATGGACAGTTAACCTGACCGCGTATTCTCACTATTGCATATATAGGCGCTGCACTCACGGCGGGTCACCGACTCCAGTCGGCCGGAGTTACGAACCTATAAGTGTTATGAAGGGCTTCTATGACTGCTTTTGCAAAGTTGAGCGTAGTTCTCGTCTCACCAAATGTTTCGGACCACACATCTCTTATACCAGCTAAGCGTAAAACTACTTTAGCGATGTCACCAACTACTAGGCCCGTACCACGAGGTGCCGGTTTTAGTAATATCTTCACGCTACCAGACTTACCCATGACCATGAATGGGAGGGAATGCAGTTCACTACACCTGCATTCCCAGCTCCCGCAACCACGCCTTACGGGTGCGATGTTCAGCTTTGCATCTCTTACTGCCTTAGCCAGCGCTTCTGTGTACTGTTTCGCCTTACCTATACCTATACCTACAAAACCGTTTTCGTCACCTACTACCACGACAACCTGAAACTTAGACCTCCTACCAGCATCAGTCATTTTCTGCACGATTTTCGCGTCTATTCGAACATACTTGAGGCTTGGTAATAAGTAGTCGACGATCTCGGGCTCTAGTAGTGGCAGGTTCTTTTCAAACACATCACGTAGACTAGTCACCTTACCCTCTAAGACAAGCCTGCCGGTTTTCGTGCGTGGAACCCACTTTTCAAGTGCTTGTTTATCGATCGCGGGCATGGGCGAATAAGACATAAACCTCACCCACCATAAGCCTTAAGAATCGCGTTTTTTACTTCTTCAAAGTGTTCAGGTAGTTTCTCGGGGTCAAGGCCGCGTTTAAGGTATTCCGAAAATCTAGTCTCCAAGGCGCCTTTCTCCTTGAGCATGTGCGCGTACTCAGCTACGTGTTTACCACATATCCTGTCAGGTGAAGGGGTAACGTTCCCGTTAACCGGGACTTTAAGCCCCGCGTCGTTAGCTGCTTTTATTGCTGCAAACACCACCGAGCCTTTAACGGGCTTATGTAAACCGACATCCGGGACGGCGTATTTAATGCCTTTTTGAAGGGCTCTAAGAGCTGCAAGAAGACCCGTTAAGTAGGCTGCAGAAGTATTCGACGTCCCTCCTTTCCATGCGAACTTCGTGACAAGCTCCCTCGAGTGCGCGGCAGCCACCGTATGGTCTCCTTCGGGCCTGAATACCATTACCTGCACCCATATGTACTTGTTAGTTTTCCTTACTACGAACCTGGGATGGCCAGATAAAACCATCACGTACCTCTTATGGTAATTTGTTTTGCCTTCTCGTCTACGTCTTTTTGGAACCCTGTATCTAGGGCCTTTCGCCATTCACGGTCACCGGCTTTACTTCAAGTCTTTAACTATTCCATGCTCTTTGAGGTATAACTTTAGCGAAGTAAAGGAGCTGAAGTGCCCTCCCTTGGTGAGCGCGTAAAGCCTCCTATAGGTCTTCCCGTCAATGATATTCTTGTCACGCAGGTACTTCAAGAAGGTCCTCATCTTTCTAATTCTATTAATCCATGATCTCTTCGAGGACGCTCTGGCATCCTTACTCCCTTCGCGCTTGCCTTGACCCCGTCTATGCCCTCTTTTCCTCTTGAGGTGCCTAATTTTGGAGCTATACCCGGTTAAGCCGTGCTCTGGTTCAACCCATATAGCACCTTCTTCTATCAACCTCTCCACATCCCTTCTCGTAATTGCTTGAGCTACGTCGTTAACTCTCTCCGGGTCTATCCTGATCCTCGAAATGCCGACTCCCAGCAACTTAGCCGCTAATTTTTTCTGTAACGATACATCGGTCACCGTTAAGCACCCTTGACTAGTGGCTTGAATGGGTTAGCCACCCGAAATCCTCTTTCAGTAGCCACTTTATAGATTTCAAGTGCTTTTTTAATACCAACACTCCTACCGATGTATATGATGTGCTTTGCCGGATCGTATTTTGAGAGGTCGCTAACAGAGTTCACGACTACCGGCATCGCTCCCTGGGGGTGTAAACCACGTACTATCCTTGGTCCCCGATAGCCCACTTTCACTATTGGCGGATAACCTTTGAGTTGCAACCTCATCTTGTTATCTATACCTTTCGGTTTACGCCACTTGGGCTCGTTCTTAAACTTTGGTTTTTTCCACCAGAGGTGCCTCAAGAACTCTGGTCTTCTTCGCTTCATTTCTTCTCTTAGTTTCAAGTACCACTCGAAGTACTTATCCACCTGGGTGCTCATTCCGTGACACCCCGCTCGTATATGTATATCCCATCGGCAAAGATCCTCCTATCGAGGTCCTTTATCTTAGTAGCACGTTCAATTGAGGCAGCCGTTAAGCCCACCTCTTCGATGTCTATGCCTTCGACGACTACGTCGTTCCCCTCTACTCGTACGCTTACGTTACCGTGTATTCTGGCGATCCGGTCTGCCCTTTCCCCGAGGAAGTTCCTAATCCGCACTACCCTGTTCTTCTCGTCGACGATGATGGTGATTGGAAAGTGCGAGTACACGATTTTCAGCTTATACCTGAAGCCCTTTGTTACGCCAACAATCATGTTTTCTATGTGCGCAGCCGTCGTTCCGACCAAGGCTTTGAGCTTTCTATCCGCTCTATGAGCCTCAACGACGATCTCGTTATCTTCTCTAACCATAATTAGAATTCCTCTCGCGTGGCTAAAGTCTTTTTCAAGTTCTCCTTTAGGTCCCTTTACCTTAACATGTAAACCGTTCACCTCAACGCTTACTCCCGGAGGTATTTTAACGGTTTTACTAACGTGCAGAGCCTTGACCATGAACTACACCTGCTTAGTAACAGTACGCTAAGAGAATACCACCTATTTTCCTCTGAATAGCCTCTCTGTGGGATAGGACGCCTTGAGGAGTCGATATTATTAGGATTCCAATGTTGTAGGCAGGCAGGTACTTTCTTAGCCAGTGCGGTGGGTTCACGAGGTCCTTGTACTTTACTGGGAACCTAGGCTTGATCACCCCTACCTTGTTTATTCGCCCTAGTAGCTGTATCCGTATCTTACCCCATCTACCGTCGTCGATGTACTCAAACTCTCCGATATAACCTTCTTTCTGTAGGACTTTGAGTACATTTAGTATTAGCTTGGATGCAGGCCATGTTATTACCTCCTTCTTGGCTCTTGACTCGGCATTGTATATTGCTGAGAGCAGGTTTGCAAGTGTATCCATGACCACCATGGTATCCCCTTAGTTATATTTTCTAAAGCCCATAGTGTGCGCGATTTCTCTAAAACACTGTCTACAGAGGTAAAGGTTGTATGCTTGTATTACGGCGTCCTTTGACCCGCACCTTTGGCATTCTTGTACTCCGCGTCCATGCCTATACACTTTAGGTGGCTTGAATTTAGCCATAAGCACGCACCCTACGATTCAACTATTTCAACTCCAAAAAGCTTTTTAAGCAAAACCATCGCTTCTGCCTTGTTTACCCTGTGCCTTCGAGGTATATGGGACCTTGCTCGGCGCCTTCTCATTACCCGGTAACCGGGCCTCTCGATGGTTATGCATACGTCCATTCCGAATATTCCAACCTCCGGATCGTACTTAACTCCCGGGATTCGAATGTGCTCCTCTACGCCAAAACACACGTTCCCCAACTCGTCAAAGCTACTCGCCTTTAACCTAAAGCCCACAGCGTCTAGGACCTTTTTCAGGAAGGCTTCAGCGGGCTCCTTCCTAAGCGTTACCTTAACAGCTATGTACTCTCCTTTCTTAATACCGAATTCCTTTATTGTCCTCTTGGCTCTTCGAAAAGACGGCTTCTGTCCCGTTAATTCTTCGAGAGTGCTTGCTATTTTCTTTAACCTCTCGATGTCCGAGCCCACGCTCACGTTAACGGTTACCTTGGCGAGTCTAGGCGCTAGCATGGGGTTTTCTTCCCACTTCTTGAGGATCTCGTTCTCGGTTTCGAGTTGGAGGGCGAGCATTTCACCATGCCCCTTCAGGTAATGTTATTACAGGCTTTTCTCTGCCTATGGGGAAAACGTATTCTAGGCTTGTCTGGAAGAGGTTGCCAAACCTGTCTTCGAGTGTTACAATATACTTTCTTTTCTTCAAAGCACCCGGGATAATCTCCACGACTCTACCAACTCTACCAACGTTCCTACCGCCCGATACTATGGCGATCACGCCCTTTTCCAGCGGAATGTACTCGAGTATTCTATTATCCTCTAGTGAGAGGACCACCACGCCGAGCGGCTCATAGATGTCCTCCACGGGGTTTTTAGGATCCGATACTTTAACTAGGACATTTCTACCGTCGTGGAGATTTAACTGAATGTGCCCCCCTTTCACCGTGACTTTGTTCTCTATTCTGCAAGGCTTAGTCTTAGCTTCCTCAGGGGTTATTCTGACTAGTCCTAAAACCTTGGTGGGAACCGGTACTAACCGGAATGACTCCCCCGTTTTCGGGATCTCCACTACGTCCATTAGTCCAACTGGAAACTTGTAGTTTCTTCGAACCTTCCCATCAACTTTAAAATGGCCCTCGGCAACCAGCTTCCGTACTTCGCGCCCCGTTTTAGCGTACTTCAACACATCACGTACGAGGATTAATAGTGGAATGCACCTCTCAATGGGGTGTGGTCCTGGCGACGGTTTAACTGCCCATTTATATTCCTTTCTGAGAATGGGCCAGAACGCCGGCGCTACCAGCGCCTTTAAGTGCCTACTACTGCCCATCCTAGCCACGGTCACTCACCGCCCTCCTTTGTGCCTTCTTCGAGAGCGCTCACCACTTGAGACTTCTTCCGCCTTTCAATGATTTTTAATCTATGCTTATCGGAGGTGTCGAGCTTGACGATCATGACCTTGCTTGGGTGTACCGGGTAGTACACCGGTGTTCCATCAGCTTTCTTCATCTGTACGCCTTCTACGAATATCCTCACGCGTTTTAAGTTTACTTTCACGACTTTACCTTCATGTCCCGTAAAATCACCTCTTGTAATTCTCACAACATCGCCAACTCTCACTGGAAGCCGCTTAATACCGTACTTTTCCTCCAGCTCCTTTGAAAGCCTTGCATTGAATAACTTATGTCTAAGATGTAAAGGCATGCTGTAAAGCTGTTTTCTCTGAAGGGAAGGTTTAGTGGAAACCCTTAAAGGCATGACATCTCGCCCGATAAGCTATATTATTATCGATGCCAGGTTCGCGACTGGAGGCCACCGTTCAGCCGCTTCTCTAGCCACGGGACCTCGTATTTCCGTGCCCTTAGGCGTGCCTTCAGGCGTCAGTATTACCACGGCATTGTCCTCAAATGCTACCCACGTACCATCAGGCCTCCTGTA
This genomic stretch from Desulfurococcaceae archaeon harbors:
- a CDS encoding 30S ribosomal protein S4e, which produces MARMGSSRHLKALVAPAFWPILRKEYKWAVKPSPGPHPIERCIPLLILVRDVLKYAKTGREVRKLVAEGHFKVDGKVRRNYKFPVGLMDVVEIPKTGESFRLVPVPTKVLGLVRITPEEAKTKPCRIENKVTVKGGHIQLNLHDGRNVLVKVSDPKNPVEDIYEPLGVVVLSLEDNRILEYIPLEKGVIAIVSGGRNVGRVGRVVEIIPGALKKRKYIVTLEDRFGNLFQTSLEYVFPIGREKPVITLPEGAW
- a CDS encoding 50S ribosomal protein L5, producing the protein MLALQLETENEILKKWEENPMLAPRLAKVTVNVSVGSDIERLKKIASTLEELTGQKPSFRRAKRTIKEFGIKKGEYIAVKVTLRKEPAEAFLKKVLDAVGFRLKASSFDELGNVCFGVEEHIRIPGVKYDPEVGIFGMDVCITIERPGYRVMRRRRARSHIPRRHRVNKAEAMVLLKKLFGVEIVES
- the rplX gene encoding 50S ribosomal protein L24; amino-acid sequence: MPLRVSTKPSLQRKQLYSMPLHLRHKLFNARLSKELEEKYGIKRLPVRVGDVVRITRGDFTGHEGKVVKVNLKRVRIFVEGVQMKKADGTPVYYPVHPSKVMIVKLDTSDKHRLKIIERRKKSQVVSALEEGTKEGGE
- a CDS encoding 30S ribosomal protein S14, whose translation is MAKFKPPKVYRHGRGVQECQRCGSKDAVIQAYNLYLCRQCFREIAHTMGFRKYN